A genomic region of Metopolophium dirhodum isolate CAU chromosome 1, ASM1992520v1, whole genome shotgun sequence contains the following coding sequences:
- the LOC132946687 gene encoding E3 SUMO-protein ligase ZBED1-like: protein MRRKKNSKGGNTSNLKSHLRYKHPNLYSEYLKIDGNSTITTSEEAQEYNIDDPVLINLQSNLASDSILKQSKLKVYHPLVKKQLKNISMPLPFGCVQTCNRIIRFEPPSRKYYSDHKIPQLYENVKNCIKEKLKGVSYLVLTTDCWTSGNGHPFIGLTAHIINEEWEFESFCLACTSLNIDHNSFNIKNSIKQILHNDWDIDESKIAGITTDCGSNILKAVELMSFNHVPCFGHVLNTGVTNAFSLQPVKYCTENAVKVRSVFHYSSKMKRALLNEQTNLDLSPLVPPSSSDTQNKALKKILICTKHQQILPTFNQLKLIERILHMMDPLKQLGEALASETKVNISGLWPVYDANLETDSVQLFDNTEDINFDKNILLEESSTFFSQINYNTEEDGDTDETLNIELSQALNHVELLITDTIFEKLSKY from the exons ATGCGgcgaaaaaaaaacagcaaagGCGGTAACACGAGCAATTTAAAATCACATCTGCGTTACAAACATCCAAATTTGTATTcagaatatttgaaaattgatgg aaatagtACAATTACTACATCTGAAGAAGCGCAAGAGTACAATATTGATGATCCTGTTTTAATTAATCTTCAAAGCAATTTGGCGTCGGATA gcaTTTTGAAACAAAGTAAACTAAAAGTATATCACCCACTTGTTAaaaaacagttgaaaaatataagcaTGCCATTGCCGTTTGGATGTGTGCAGACATGCAACCGTATAATTCG TTTTGAACCTCCTAGCCGAAAATATTATTCTGACCATAAAATTCCTCAATTATACGAAAACGTAAAAAATTGCATTAAGGAAAAATTAAAAGGTGTATCGTATCTTGTCCTCACAACTGATTGTTGGACATCAGGAAATGGTCATCCATTTATTGGATTAACAGCCCATATTATAAATGAGGAATGGGAATTCGAAAGTTTTTGCTTGGCATGCACTTCTTTGAATATCGACcacaatagttttaatattaaaaatagtatcaagCAAATATTACATAATGACTGGGATATTGACGAATCTAAGATCGCGGGTATCACCACAGATTGtggatcaaatattttaaaagctgTTGAACTAATGTCATTTAACCATGTTCCTTGCTTTGGACATGTTTTAAATACTGGTGTTACAAATGCATTTTCCTTACAACCTGTTAAATATTGTACTGAAAATGCAGTAAAAGTAAGATCTGTTTTCCACTACAGTTCCAAAATGAAACGTGCATTATTAAATGAACAGACAAATTTAGATCTTTCTCCTCTAGTTCCACCGTCTTCGTCTGACACTC AGAATAAagcgttgaaaaaaattttaatatgcacTAAACACCAACAAATTTTACCCACTTTTAACCAGTTGAAGTTAATTGAACGTATATTACATATGATGGATCCTTTAAAACAGTTGGGCGAAGCTTTAGCATCAGAAACTAAGGTTAACATTTCAGGATTATGGCCAGTATACGa TGCTAATTTAGAAACGGATAGTGTTCAACTATTTGACAACACTGAAgacattaattttgataaaaatatattgctagAAGAATCTTCtacttttttttctcaaataaattataataccgaaGAAGATGGTGATACAGATGAAACTTTAAATATAGAACTATCGCAAGCACTCAATCACGTAGAACTCTTAATAACAGAtactatatttgaaaaattatctaaatactAA
- the LOC132946696 gene encoding uncharacterized protein LOC132946696, whose protein sequence is MTETFNDLATLKEFSETYPRASWSPEIYNKYKKVYNIYLHSDLDSVEGRGISITAAKAYAIRMYYSIVSSKNMTNNYYEPSDYLGNTSHCAEDTQPSDCSKNAESTSSSTECLDHIDQHFKNDRLRLLRDFEKSYNLLCHWSSINNQSSNTCSAKIALNIGDYRFEGSGHTEDEAKLVAVKKFYSSPVDNFFEISNQNNETETLVTLDNTPSNDQGNISHCADTKPSDGCDNLVPMKSSKEPGISPFLQNCTDENNTAPYTFMETYNLRNSIWSPFYLVGKQPTVNKNFKVILRIGSKKFQGQGFKKCNAQLNAVKKFKNNILYTHKESKKTTFIENVRMIGNKLNSKDKS, encoded by the exons ATGACTGAGACATTTAATGACTTAGCTACACTGAAAGAATTTAGCGAGACCTATCCACGAGCATCATGGTCTcctgaaatttataataaatacaaaaaagtgtataatatttatttgcacAGTGATTTAGATTCAGTTGAAGGTCGTGGAATTTCAATTACTGCTGCTAAAGCATATGCTATAAGGATGTATTATTCCATCGTTTCTTCAAAAAATATgacgaacaattattatgaaccaTCAGATTATTTAGGAAATACATCTCATTGTGCTGAGGATACTCAGCCATctg attgttcCAAAAACGCAGAATCAACGTCGTCATCGACCGAATGTCTAGATCATATcgatcaacattttaaaaatgatagatTACGTTTACTGCGtgattttgaaaaatcatataatttgcTATGCCATTGGTCTTCCATTAATAATCAATCATCCAATACATGCAGTGCAAAGATTGCATTAAACATAGGTGATTATAGATTTGAAGGTAGTGGTCATACAGAAGATGAAGCTAAATTAGTCGCAGTAAAGAAGTTCTATTCAAGTCCCGTCGATAACTTTTTTGAAAtaagtaatcaaaataatgaaaCTGAAACTCTAGTAACATTGGATAATACACCATCAAATGACCAAGGAAATATATCTCATTGCGCAGATACTAAACCATCAG acgGCTGTGATAATCTGGTACCGATGAAAAGTAGTAAAGAACCAGGAATTTCTCCATTTCTTCAAAATTGCACCGATGAGAATAATACAGCACCATACACTTTTATGGAAACTTACAATCTACGAAATAGTATATGGTCTCCTTTTTATCTTGTAGGTAAACAACCTAcagtcaataaaaattttaaggtTATTTTAAGGATTGGTAGTAAGAAATTTCAAGGTcaaggttttaaaaaatgtaatgctcAATTGAATGCAGTAAAAAAGttcaagaataatattttatatactcatAAAGAGAgtaaaaaaacaacttttatagaaaatgtaaGGATGATTGGAAATAAGTTGAATAGTAAAGACAAGTCTTAA
- the LOC132946700 gene encoding uncharacterized protein LOC132946700 — protein sequence MKKKSTYISDTYRFTISKQFDCFLNENKVLKYKIKKLESKISTLETKPASIIESTPENIFSELLDRQARSRNLIFFNVPELPSDSSSNDMQTILEVFRHIDTDVIPLNLLRLGKVSTQCQPIRITLPNQHDVFNLLKNKSKLRKSDNFKHVSFSTDRTLLQRKHLKSILDELNFRKSIDEIDIFIKYVNNVPIVSKNGVT from the coding sequence atgaaaaaaaaatctacttatATATCTGATACTTACAGATTCACTATATCCAAACAAtttgattgttttttaaatgagaataaAGTActgaagtacaaaataaaaaaactagaatctaaaatatctaccTTAGAAACCAAACCTGCTAGTATTATCGAATCTACtccagaaaatatattttctgaattACTTGATAGACAAGCAAGAAGTCGTAATCTAATTTTCTTTAATGTACCTGAGTTACCTTCTGATTCCAGTTCAAACGATATGCAAACTATACTTGAAGTGTTTCGTCATATTGACACTGATGTTATTCCTTTAAACTTACTGCGCTTGGGCAAGGTCTCAACTCAATGTCAACCTATTCGGATTACATTACCCAACCAACATGATGTTTTCAATTTGTTGAAAAACAAAAGCAAATTACGTAAATctgataattttaaacatgttaGTTTCTCTACGGATCGTACACTACTCCAACGCAAACATCTAAAATCAATACTGGACGagttaaattttagaaaatcaaTTGAtgaaatagatatatttattaaatatgttaacaATGTACCAATCGTCTCAAAAAACGGTGTAACCTAA